A genomic region of Gemmata massiliana contains the following coding sequences:
- a CDS encoding type I phosphomannose isomerase catalytic subunit produces MYGEGNAELTAVHRDQDDVGRFVQPAVGRKPRMARPPLYPLRFEPIFTTNLWGGRRLPAFLNRAITHTDPIGEAWILSDVDGSPSRVADGPLAGSTLREVFSADPCRIVGGAKAPQGRFPLLLKFLDARQELSVQVHPNDAQAALLGPGKFGKTEAWVVLERDVATSRLFAGFAEGVCANDFRAALATKTAPRTLHSFTPNTGDCVFLEAGTVHAIGSNLLLFEVQQTSDITYRLYDWDRVDAKTGQPRQLHINEALACANFGRGPCYPVGPSVVVSNGVRREGLVTCAHFTLERLTSAVPFRVGAKNQCRAVVCVKGHGELESAGARYPIRTGDVYLLPAEVGTAIVVPATEVTLLECGLPV; encoded by the coding sequence ATGTACGGCGAAGGAAACGCGGAATTAACGGCCGTTCACCGGGATCAGGATGATGTGGGCCGGTTCGTGCAGCCGGCCGTCGGAAGGAAGCCGCGGATGGCGCGACCACCGCTATACCCTTTGCGGTTTGAGCCGATTTTCACCACGAATTTGTGGGGCGGGCGCCGGCTGCCCGCGTTCCTGAATCGCGCGATCACGCACACAGATCCCATCGGCGAAGCGTGGATTCTGAGCGACGTGGACGGCAGCCCCAGCCGCGTTGCCGATGGCCCGCTCGCCGGTTCCACGCTCCGCGAAGTGTTTTCCGCCGATCCGTGTCGCATCGTCGGCGGGGCCAAGGCCCCGCAGGGGCGGTTCCCGCTCCTGTTGAAGTTCCTTGATGCCAGACAAGAACTCTCGGTGCAAGTCCACCCGAACGATGCGCAAGCCGCGCTCCTCGGGCCGGGTAAGTTCGGCAAAACCGAAGCGTGGGTCGTTCTCGAACGCGACGTCGCAACGAGCCGACTCTTTGCCGGGTTTGCTGAAGGCGTTTGTGCGAACGATTTCCGCGCCGCGCTCGCCACGAAGACCGCCCCGCGCACGCTCCACAGCTTCACGCCGAACACCGGCGACTGTGTGTTCCTCGAAGCGGGCACCGTTCACGCGATCGGCTCGAATCTGCTCCTGTTTGAAGTGCAGCAGACGAGCGACATCACCTACCGTCTGTACGACTGGGACCGCGTCGACGCGAAGACCGGTCAACCGCGTCAACTCCACATCAACGAAGCTCTGGCGTGCGCGAACTTTGGGCGCGGACCGTGCTATCCCGTTGGCCCGTCAGTTGTTGTGAGCAACGGCGTGCGCCGCGAGGGGCTGGTGACGTGTGCTCACTTCACTCTAGAGCGGCTCACCAGTGCGGTTCCGTTCCGCGTAGGGGCGAAGAACCAGTGCCGTGCGGTCGTGTGCGTGAAAGGCCACGGCGAACTCGAATCGGCCGGCGCCCGGTACCCGATTCGCACGGGCGACGTGTATTTGCTCCCCGCGGAAGTCGGCACGGCTATCGTGGTACCCGCGACCGAAGTGACCCTCCTCGAATGCGGCCTGCCTGTTTGA